A section of the Babylonia areolata isolate BAREFJ2019XMU chromosome 31, ASM4173473v1, whole genome shotgun sequence genome encodes:
- the LOC143275738 gene encoding uncharacterized protein LOC143275738: HTTQHIPLTQHSTHTTNTQHTSLTQHTTHTTHTTQ, from the exons catACCACTCAACACATACCActcacacaacactcaacacataccact aacactcaacacacatcactcacacaacacactactcacaccactcacacaacacag